One Natronolimnobius sp. AArcel1 genomic region harbors:
- a CDS encoding DUF342 domain-containing protein — protein sequence MSEASIPIGFLDTILALVAGVLFSLVGIIYRRLRKRLDELEENVAELESQCLQIKKDMDVAHSWMFGREEDPTNSGIAAEIEEINERLEQLVDALHDEEDLDFERDDIDD from the coding sequence ATGTCTGAGGCCTCAATCCCCATCGGATTCCTTGACACGATCCTCGCGCTCGTTGCTGGTGTTCTCTTCAGTCTCGTTGGTATCATCTATCGTCGACTTCGGAAGCGACTCGACGAGTTGGAAGAGAACGTTGCCGAACTCGAGTCCCAGTGCCTCCAGATCAAGAAGGACATGGACGTGGCACACTCCTGGATGTTCGGACGCGAGGAGGATCCGACGAACAGTGGAATCGCTGCTGAAATCGAAGAGATCAACGAACGTCTTGAACAGCTCGTTGACGCGCTCCACGACGAAGAGGATCTCGACTTCGAGCGCGACGATATCGACGACTGA
- a CDS encoding tyrosine-type recombinase/integrase, whose translation MSTDKDDLEPLDPKTAQELFLDHKATGCTESTVRNHRYRTNHFIEWCEEEGIDNLNDLSGRDIQQFRLWRKGDGELNKLTLRMQMSTLRVFLKWAGSIEAVPQDLYNKVMVPRVSPAERRNDETLDADDAQKILQYLSKYEYASIEHTLLALLWETGMRIGAVNSLDLQDVDFDEERIQLVHRQSEGTTLKNGKGGERLVAMTPALTELLREHVDANRHDVTDDYGREPLITTRHGRMARSTMRRMINRITAPCYRNESCPDCEEEVNAKCPEAVSPHAIRRGSITHFLSEDVPVEIVSDRMNVSRRILGEHYDKRSEEVKLEQRRGYLDNI comes from the coding sequence ATGAGCACGGACAAAGACGATCTCGAACCACTCGATCCGAAGACAGCGCAAGAGCTGTTCCTCGATCACAAGGCGACGGGCTGCACAGAATCAACTGTCCGAAACCATCGGTACCGTACGAACCATTTCATCGAATGGTGCGAAGAAGAGGGCATCGATAACCTCAACGACCTCTCCGGTCGAGACATCCAGCAGTTTCGACTCTGGCGGAAAGGAGATGGAGAACTCAACAAGCTCACGCTCCGGATGCAAATGAGCACGCTCCGCGTGTTCCTCAAGTGGGCTGGATCTATCGAGGCTGTTCCTCAGGACCTCTACAACAAGGTAATGGTCCCTCGTGTCAGTCCTGCCGAGCGACGGAACGACGAGACCCTGGATGCAGACGATGCACAGAAAATCCTTCAGTACCTCTCGAAGTACGAGTACGCCTCGATTGAGCACACCTTGCTCGCGTTACTCTGGGAGACTGGCATGAGGATTGGAGCGGTAAATTCGCTCGATCTCCAAGATGTTGACTTCGATGAGGAGCGTATCCAACTTGTCCATAGACAAAGTGAGGGAACAACGCTGAAGAACGGTAAAGGAGGTGAGCGTCTGGTTGCAATGACGCCAGCGCTCACAGAACTGCTCCGTGAGCACGTCGATGCTAACCGCCACGACGTGACTGATGATTACGGTCGAGAGCCGCTCATCACAACGAGGCATGGACGGATGGCTCGAAGCACAATGCGTCGAATGATCAACCGGATCACAGCGCCGTGTTACCGCAACGAGTCCTGTCCCGATTGCGAAGAGGAGGTGAACGCAAAATGCCCAGAAGCGGTCAGTCCCCACGCCATTCGCCGTGGGAGCATCACTCACTTTCTCTCCGAAGACGTCCCAGTAGAGATTGTGAGCGATCGCATGAACGTGAGCCGTCGCATCCTTGGCGAACACTACGACAAGCGGTCAGAGGAGGTGAAATTAGAGCAACGTCGAGGCTACCTCGATAACATTTAA
- a CDS encoding tyrosine-type recombinase/integrase has protein sequence MGVPDNSYPCTGHGFHTEIQLKKPYSCPLTLIELLCLRRWEEYPTTGMISMTELESIHPAEAFEIYLDERRAEVTPNTLQAHKYRIGHFLRWCEEEGITNLNTLSGRQLHEYKIWRRKEGNLNAVSVKTQMDTLRVFIKFCESIDAVASGLHEKVLSPKLNRGDNQSNDILTKDVAHELLDYLYRFEYASFDHVLIRLLWTTGMRVGAAHALDVEDYDPDDRYLEVRHRESTPLKNKQEGERLVALDPETCEVLDDWIYHQRPDSRDGEGREPLLASVHGRAHKNTLRSIVYRWTRPCVYTGRCPHGRDLDTCEALNDNKKSASLCPSSVSPHAIRRGSITYHLTQNVPTEVVSSRMNVSAKVLDVHYDKRSKETKMEQRRRYLEDHSSRRFRRH, from the coding sequence ATGGGTGTCCCCGATAACTCCTACCCTTGTACTGGACACGGTTTTCATACGGAAATTCAATTGAAGAAACCGTACAGTTGCCCACTGACACTGATAGAGTTATTGTGCCTGAGAAGGTGGGAGGAATACCCGACTACGGGTATGATCTCTATGACCGAACTGGAGTCAATCCATCCGGCGGAAGCGTTTGAGATCTATCTTGATGAAAGACGTGCTGAGGTCACTCCAAACACACTTCAAGCCCACAAATACCGAATTGGGCACTTTCTCCGGTGGTGTGAGGAAGAAGGGATAACTAACTTGAACACGCTCTCGGGACGCCAACTACATGAGTACAAGATTTGGCGGCGAAAGGAAGGCAATCTGAACGCTGTTTCTGTGAAGACGCAGATGGACACTTTGCGCGTCTTTATCAAGTTCTGCGAATCGATCGACGCTGTTGCTTCAGGTCTTCACGAGAAGGTATTGTCGCCGAAGCTCAACCGTGGGGACAACCAGAGTAACGATATTCTCACAAAAGACGTGGCCCACGAACTGTTGGACTACCTTTACCGATTTGAGTACGCCTCGTTCGATCACGTCTTGATTCGGCTCCTCTGGACGACTGGGATGCGAGTCGGAGCTGCTCACGCGTTAGACGTGGAAGATTATGATCCAGATGACCGGTATCTCGAAGTTCGGCACCGGGAATCTACCCCGTTGAAGAACAAGCAAGAGGGGGAACGTCTTGTCGCGTTGGATCCCGAAACGTGTGAAGTTCTCGATGACTGGATTTATCATCAGCGGCCGGATTCCCGAGACGGCGAAGGCCGAGAGCCGCTGTTGGCGTCAGTCCACGGTCGTGCTCACAAAAACACGCTTCGGAGTATAGTTTACCGATGGACGCGACCATGTGTCTACACTGGTCGGTGTCCTCACGGACGGGATCTCGATACGTGTGAGGCGTTGAATGATAACAAGAAGTCAGCGAGTCTTTGTCCGTCCTCCGTATCTCCTCACGCGATCCGAAGGGGATCAATCACATATCATCTTACCCAAAATGTTCCGACAGAGGTCGTAAGCAGCCGGATGAACGTCAGTGCAAAAGTACTCGACGTGCATTACGATAAACGAAGCAAAGAGACGAAAATGGAACAGCGACGCCGGTACTTAGAGGACCATTCCTCTAGGCGATTCCGACGTCATTGA